One Streptomyces sp. P9-A2 DNA window includes the following coding sequences:
- a CDS encoding LamG domain-containing protein: MRAGRAAAICAAVVVALVPGPVAFAQDAAPDTESLSEGQKALQEAQESGRRVEVTGERTERTTVFANPDGYTFTLEESVVPVRVEGADGGWQAPDATLERRADGTVGPRGAAVAMAFSGGGNAGPLARIEDGGRSLTLDWPGTLPAPRLDGPSAVYPEVLPDVDLKVTATPESFQHVLVVKTLEAAASKELQKLTFGLETENLTVEEGAAGNLAAVDGNGLTVFRAPPAQMWDSAGTGNAGASQLVTATEETGDSAPSDPAEAAPSGSGLEPGQGDTVARMDVEVGKNSLSVIPDTDMLTSTEESAFPLFIDPSVTWDESERTLLRSDGYESYGWGNGEDDLGKGVGKCGTWNGYYCGPGYVQRLYFEFSPASLKGKHVLDATFRVTEPWAFQCDPRWVDLVRTSNISSSTTWSSRPKHLDLMGDRHVSAGRGSLCDPDSPDAPIEFNDNPEETNENLTPTVRDFAAGKFSRLTLLVKAHDESDTSAWKRFRNDAVLEVSFVGLPAKPTGIGLVTGSGTVCETSSSNPAIVSDPTPSLAATTQTAPGGEKEAQLRVYFDIDHKNSDGTWSDTLAGNGDLRPSTGYAGDGKKQTISWSTLTESKLYRYRAWVRSYYNSGGSYLSGPSNASTSGYCYFKVDPTAPKAPQVTIGSPYSKCTANSCTAAGGPGQKATFTFKRVEGESNKTEYQYRLSQNGNWIDAVPKCIEGLPPLLTCERIAKLDNAYSFPYFLGWQGTFTPQSSGTVNLYVKAVDELGRSGAQTVVSFQVAARDVPVGRWHFTEDNGAALDSATADGRDDATLSAGAVRDSRGRRGLLTHDAQGVPLESTVTDKGLVLDGTDDFAATGGPVLDTASSYTVASWARVDPAANHTLTLLSQTPNPGPFSQKYSPLYVSYGGGGSNVWSVRVLSKEGSFAEAKAKQPTPRGVWTHVAAVFDAEQKKVSLFVNGVLQSTAATGTAWKAEGPLEIGRTMHADAYKDFMHGSVDEITIWQGALTEKEIADEARLLTSEQFAGAELVANWDSSLGSGSTVADTTSGYGRSLSLAGGAVLDGGAIVLDGVDDAATVGGPLVDDTGSFTVTTRAELDGAKLAAKKVGYTGQILGQRTADGSAWGLWYQITGKETVLDEETLEERTVPTGKWHFGRLNADGTFSSVVSNEGAMADSVVRLTGIFDAQTGTIGLYLGRNQNGDDLMFTAKAGTGDFAVGKGFTNSVWQHHLPSRIEEVRVWAGAMGGPDQIDTLVGD, translated from the coding sequence ATGAGGGCGGGGAGGGCTGCGGCGATCTGCGCTGCGGTGGTCGTTGCCCTGGTGCCCGGCCCAGTGGCCTTCGCGCAGGACGCGGCGCCGGACACTGAGTCGTTGTCGGAGGGGCAGAAGGCGCTGCAGGAGGCGCAGGAGTCCGGTCGGCGAGTGGAGGTGACGGGGGAGCGCACGGAGCGCACCACGGTGTTCGCCAACCCCGACGGTTACACGTTCACGCTGGAGGAGTCGGTCGTTCCGGTCCGTGTCGAGGGTGCCGACGGTGGCTGGCAGGCGCCGGACGCGACGCTGGAGAGGCGGGCGGACGGCACGGTGGGCCCGAGGGGCGCCGCAGTGGCGATGGCATTTTCCGGCGGCGGCAACGCCGGCCCGCTGGCGCGGATCGAGGACGGGGGCCGGTCGCTGACGCTGGACTGGCCGGGCACGCTGCCCGCTCCACGTCTGGACGGCCCCAGCGCCGTGTATCCGGAGGTGCTGCCGGACGTCGATCTGAAGGTGACGGCCACCCCGGAGAGCTTCCAGCACGTCCTGGTGGTCAAGACCCTCGAAGCGGCGGCAAGCAAGGAGCTGCAGAAGCTCACCTTCGGCCTGGAGACCGAGAACCTCACGGTCGAAGAGGGCGCGGCCGGCAATCTGGCCGCGGTCGACGGCAACGGCCTCACCGTGTTCCGGGCGCCACCGGCACAGATGTGGGACTCGGCTGGCACGGGCAACGCCGGTGCGTCGCAGCTGGTGACCGCGACCGAGGAAACGGGGGACAGCGCCCCGTCGGACCCGGCGGAGGCGGCGCCGTCCGGCTCGGGCCTGGAGCCGGGTCAAGGCGACACGGTGGCCCGGATGGACGTCGAGGTCGGCAAGAACTCCCTGTCGGTGATCCCGGACACGGACATGCTCACCTCCACCGAGGAGTCGGCCTTTCCGCTGTTCATCGACCCGTCGGTGACGTGGGACGAGTCGGAGCGCACCCTGCTGCGCTCGGACGGCTATGAATCTTACGGCTGGGGCAACGGCGAGGACGACCTGGGCAAGGGGGTGGGCAAGTGCGGCACGTGGAACGGCTACTACTGCGGGCCCGGCTATGTCCAGCGCCTGTACTTCGAGTTCTCGCCGGCCAGTCTGAAGGGCAAACATGTCCTGGACGCCACGTTCCGGGTGACCGAGCCGTGGGCGTTCCAGTGCGACCCGCGCTGGGTGGACCTGGTCCGCACCAGCAACATCTCCTCCTCCACTACGTGGTCGTCACGTCCCAAACACCTGGACCTGATGGGCGACCGGCATGTTTCGGCCGGCCGCGGGTCGCTGTGCGATCCCGATTCGCCGGACGCACCGATCGAGTTCAACGACAACCCGGAAGAGACGAACGAGAACCTCACCCCGACCGTGCGGGACTTCGCCGCGGGCAAGTTCTCCCGGCTGACGCTGCTGGTCAAGGCACACGATGAGTCGGACACCTCCGCATGGAAACGGTTCCGCAACGACGCCGTCCTCGAAGTCTCCTTCGTGGGCCTGCCCGCCAAACCCACCGGCATCGGCCTGGTGACCGGTTCGGGCACCGTGTGCGAGACGAGCTCATCGAACCCGGCCATCGTCTCCGACCCGACCCCGTCGCTGGCCGCGACCACCCAGACCGCTCCCGGCGGGGAGAAGGAAGCTCAGCTGCGCGTCTACTTCGACATCGACCACAAGAACAGCGACGGCACCTGGTCGGACACCCTGGCCGGCAACGGCGACCTGCGGCCCTCCACCGGGTATGCGGGCGACGGGAAGAAGCAGACGATCTCCTGGTCGACGCTGACCGAGAGCAAGCTGTACCGGTACCGGGCCTGGGTCCGCTCGTACTACAACAGCGGCGGCAGCTACCTGTCGGGGCCGTCGAACGCCTCGACGAGCGGCTACTGCTACTTCAAGGTCGATCCCACGGCGCCCAAGGCCCCCCAGGTCACCATCGGCAGCCCGTACAGCAAGTGCACCGCGAACAGTTGCACGGCGGCCGGCGGACCGGGCCAGAAGGCCACCTTCACCTTCAAGCGCGTTGAGGGGGAGTCCAACAAGACCGAGTACCAGTACCGACTGTCCCAGAACGGTAACTGGATCGATGCCGTACCGAAGTGCATCGAAGGACTGCCGCCGTTGCTGACCTGCGAAAGGATCGCCAAACTGGACAATGCCTACAGCTTTCCCTACTTTCTTGGCTGGCAAGGGACCTTCACGCCCCAGAGCTCGGGCACCGTCAACCTGTACGTCAAGGCGGTGGACGAACTGGGCCGCTCCGGTGCACAGACGGTAGTGAGCTTCCAGGTCGCCGCGCGTGACGTCCCCGTCGGCCGCTGGCACTTCACCGAGGACAACGGCGCCGCGCTGGACTCCGCCACGGCCGACGGCCGCGACGACGCCACGCTGAGCGCCGGTGCCGTGCGGGACAGCCGCGGGCGGCGCGGGCTCCTCACGCACGACGCCCAAGGCGTGCCCCTGGAGAGCACGGTCACCGACAAGGGCCTCGTCCTGGACGGCACGGACGACTTCGCGGCCACCGGTGGCCCCGTGCTGGACACCGCTTCCTCCTACACGGTCGCGTCCTGGGCGCGGGTGGACCCGGCCGCCAATCACACCCTGACCCTGCTCAGCCAGACGCCGAACCCGGGCCCCTTCAGCCAGAAGTACAGCCCGCTGTACGTGTCGTACGGCGGCGGGGGCTCCAATGTCTGGAGCGTGCGCGTCCTCTCGAAGGAGGGTTCGTTCGCCGAGGCGAAGGCGAAGCAGCCGACCCCGCGCGGGGTGTGGACCCATGTGGCCGCGGTGTTCGACGCGGAACAGAAGAAGGTCAGCCTCTTCGTCAACGGTGTCCTGCAGTCGACGGCCGCCACCGGCACGGCGTGGAAGGCGGAGGGCCCGCTGGAGATCGGCCGGACGATGCACGCCGACGCGTACAAGGACTTCATGCACGGTTCCGTGGACGAGATCACCATCTGGCAGGGAGCACTGACGGAGAAGGAGATCGCCGACGAGGCGCGTCTGCTCACCTCGGAGCAGTTCGCCGGGGCGGAGCTGGTCGCCAACTGGGACTCCTCCCTCGGCAGCGGCAGCACTGTCGCCGACACCACCTCCGGCTACGGCAGGAGCCTGTCCCTGGCCGGCGGGGCCGTCCTGGACGGCGGGGCGATCGTGCTGGACGGCGTCGACGACGCGGCCACCGTCGGCGGCCCGCTGGTGGACGACACCGGCTCGTTCACGGTGACCACGAGGGCCGAGCTGGACGGCGCCAAGCTGGCGGCGAAGAAAGTCGGCTACACCGGCCAGATCCTCGGTCAGCGCACAGCCGACGGCTCTGCCTGGGGGCTCTGGTACCAGATCACCGGCAAGGAGACGGTGCTGGACGAGGAGACGCTCGAGGAGCGCACCGTGCCGACCGGCAAATGGCACTTCGGCCGGCTGAACGCCGACGGTACGTTCAGCTCCGTCGTGTCGAACGAGGGCGCGATGGCCGACAGCGTCGTCCGGCTGACGGGCATCTTCGACGCCCAGACCGGCACGATCGGCCTCTACCTGGGCCGCAACCAGAACGGCGACGACCTGATGTTCACCGCCAAGGCGGGAACGGGCGACTTCGCCGTGGGCAAGGGTTTCACGAACAGCGTCTGGCAGCACCACCTGCCCAGTCGGATCGAGGAGGTCCGGGTGTGGGCCGGCGCCATGGGGGGCCCGGACCAGATCGACACGCTCGTCGGTGACTGA